Proteins found in one Fulvitalea axinellae genomic segment:
- a CDS encoding RagB/SusD family nutrient uptake outer membrane protein — translation MRNILNRTATALLAVGLAFTSCDDLTPENFNQLTPDNFPKSVEDVEASITAIYNDFGTTWMHSYIDNRHIVVNTLCTDELISAWGGGWQQKDRFLWDENTGFVWDLYKDYTKGVTKATLLLDLLENTEISDENKKQRSIAEVKALRAYFAYQVYDMYGPLPLVTDIEVATDINKIHQEERPTAESVIGFIETELKAAIAKLPVEYSGEEDYGRITKGAAMTMLMRLYLHEKNFAKVAEITAEIQALGVYALLDNYNDVFSTATEGNGNTEVILAIPKIADGYGTSWFACVLPQKPKYRSVTGVNMNVWGGLKTPWEFYDKYEEGNDDRLGDALIRYYTDTDGNEVDYRTVDHTKAIGANPKKYREDPDHLGNFSGNDIVRYRYAGVLLARAEALNELNGPTAEVVGLVNQIRNRVNTTPISEDGWNKDTMRDYILDESGRELFCEGHRREDLIRHGKLVEKAHELGRLDAAEHHVLFPIPRKLMDENPNITQNPGY, via the coding sequence ATGAGAAATATTTTAAATAGAACGGCTACGGCTCTGCTTGCGGTTGGTTTGGCGTTTACGTCATGCGACGACCTTACGCCGGAAAACTTCAACCAGCTTACGCCCGATAACTTTCCCAAGTCCGTAGAGGATGTGGAGGCTTCCATCACGGCCATCTACAATGATTTCGGGACAACATGGATGCATAGTTACATCGATAATAGGCATATCGTAGTAAACACTTTGTGTACCGATGAGCTGATTTCGGCTTGGGGTGGCGGTTGGCAACAGAAAGACCGCTTCCTTTGGGACGAGAACACCGGATTTGTCTGGGACTTGTACAAGGACTACACGAAAGGCGTAACCAAAGCGACGCTCCTTTTGGACTTGTTGGAAAACACAGAGATTTCTGACGAGAACAAAAAGCAGAGGTCCATTGCGGAAGTAAAAGCGCTTCGGGCCTATTTCGCTTATCAGGTCTATGATATGTACGGTCCTTTGCCCTTGGTTACCGATATAGAAGTGGCCACGGATATCAACAAAATACATCAGGAGGAAAGGCCTACGGCCGAATCCGTGATCGGGTTTATAGAGACGGAACTGAAAGCGGCTATCGCTAAGCTCCCTGTCGAATATAGCGGAGAGGAAGATTATGGCCGAATCACCAAGGGCGCGGCGATGACTATGTTGATGAGGCTCTATCTTCATGAAAAAAACTTTGCGAAGGTGGCCGAAATTACTGCGGAGATTCAGGCGCTCGGTGTTTATGCTTTGTTGGATAACTACAACGACGTGTTTAGCACAGCAACCGAAGGCAATGGCAATACGGAAGTGATCTTGGCCATTCCGAAAATCGCCGACGGTTACGGGACATCTTGGTTCGCTTGTGTGTTGCCGCAAAAACCGAAATACAGATCGGTAACAGGCGTAAACATGAACGTGTGGGGCGGACTGAAAACGCCTTGGGAATTTTACGACAAATACGAGGAAGGTAACGACGACCGCTTAGGCGACGCGCTGATCCGTTACTACACCGATACGGACGGAAACGAGGTGGATTACCGGACGGTGGATCACACCAAAGCCATCGGTGCCAATCCGAAGAAGTATCGTGAAGATCCGGACCATTTGGGCAACTTCTCCGGCAACGACATCGTCCGTTACCGCTACGCTGGCGTACTTTTAGCCCGGGCCGAAGCGCTCAACGAGCTGAATGGCCCGACCGCCGAAGTGGTGGGCTTGGTCAACCAAATCAGGAACCGGGTGAACACCACTCCAATATCGGAAGACGGTTGGAACAAAGACACAATGCGCGATTACATCCTTGACGAAAGCGGACGCGAGTTGTTCTGCGAAGGTCACCGCCGAGAAGACTTGATCCGCCATGGAAAACTGGTGGAGAAAGCCCACGAGCTTGGTCGCCTTGACGCCGCGGAGCATCACGTACTGTTCCCGATACCGAGGAAGCTGATGGATGAGAATCCGAATATTACCCAAAATCCGGGGTACTAA
- a CDS encoding glycoside hydrolase family 2 protein: MRRLLHNYFIILLLFFGIWSCKPAPTIQGRENMNFNKNWTFTKAQPKGDSWKTAGFDDSKWDQVMIPHTMQVEELVMKRQWQGKGRYRKTFSLPQERKGQNVLLRFEGVMTVADVWLNGQKLGRHEGGFLPFVYDITPHAKFGEENILALTVDNNDNPEVPPGKPISKLDFASYGGIYRNVNLIFREPLHITEDVEINRIGGGGITATFPEASEKQALVSAKANIRNTGKEKRRFTLKNTLLENGRAVSSANTENLDLASGQDLNFTTEMTVDKPNLWSPENPHLYTLRTEVLENGKPVDMVETRIGIRRIGFDGERRFLINGKPTYLRGANRHQEYPYVGYAISPEADYRDAYKIKQGGFDFIRLSHYPHSPAFMDACDELGIVVMNCIPGWQFIGNDKFKDLAVRDVREMIRRDRNHACAMIWETSLNESWQDETMRKRFNDAAKEELPGDQNITSSWQEGDFDMFVEARQHGGCQYDRKGVHRPLNAPVLDNKPSIVSEYGDWEYYAQNHGFHQTEFKGLKKEHRNSRQPRGAGEVRLIQQAFNYQEAHNDNLRSRATGDAIWVMYDYNRGYSPDLEHSGPMDIFRLPKFAYRFFQSQRDASENVKDQPHGPVLHIASYWTEKSKPHVRVYANADEVELFLNGKSIGKRKADTDEASTELNYPPFSFDLNKFVPGELKAVSYLKGKKQAETSVRTPGKASKLSLTADISGKKFKPESGDMIFVYATITDANSTTVPDAQNEITFSVEGPAKIIGQNPIKAEAGIIGALVRGTGKAGTITVSAKSVGLKSGKITL; encoded by the coding sequence ATGAGAAGACTACTGCACAATTATTTTATCATTCTCCTGCTTTTTTTCGGGATTTGGTCCTGCAAACCAGCCCCAACGATTCAGGGCAGGGAGAATATGAATTTCAATAAAAACTGGACCTTCACCAAAGCCCAACCGAAAGGCGACTCTTGGAAAACCGCCGGCTTCGACGATAGCAAATGGGATCAGGTAATGATTCCGCACACTATGCAAGTCGAAGAATTGGTGATGAAAAGACAATGGCAAGGCAAAGGCCGGTACCGCAAAACTTTCAGTCTTCCGCAAGAGCGCAAAGGTCAAAACGTATTGCTCCGCTTCGAAGGTGTAATGACCGTGGCCGACGTTTGGCTCAACGGCCAGAAGCTCGGAAGACACGAGGGTGGCTTCCTTCCCTTCGTTTATGACATCACGCCACACGCCAAATTCGGCGAGGAAAACATCTTGGCGCTGACCGTAGACAATAACGACAACCCAGAGGTTCCTCCCGGAAAACCCATTTCCAAACTCGACTTCGCCTCTTACGGAGGAATCTACCGTAACGTGAACCTGATCTTCCGCGAACCGCTCCATATTACCGAAGACGTGGAGATCAACCGCATCGGTGGCGGAGGAATTACCGCCACTTTTCCCGAAGCTTCTGAAAAACAGGCGCTGGTTTCGGCCAAAGCCAATATCCGTAACACCGGAAAAGAGAAACGTCGCTTTACGCTCAAGAACACTTTGTTGGAGAATGGAAGAGCCGTAAGCTCCGCCAACACGGAAAATCTTGACCTAGCTTCAGGCCAAGACCTGAATTTCACTACGGAAATGACCGTGGACAAGCCCAACCTTTGGTCGCCTGAAAATCCGCATCTCTACACTCTTCGCACCGAAGTGTTGGAGAACGGGAAACCTGTGGATATGGTGGAAACCCGTATCGGTATCCGCCGAATCGGGTTTGACGGGGAGCGCAGGTTCCTTATCAACGGAAAGCCGACGTATCTCCGTGGCGCCAACCGCCATCAGGAGTACCCGTACGTAGGCTACGCCATCTCGCCGGAGGCAGATTACCGCGACGCCTACAAAATCAAGCAAGGCGGTTTCGACTTTATCCGCCTTTCGCATTACCCGCACTCGCCTGCTTTTATGGACGCCTGCGACGAGCTGGGAATCGTAGTGATGAACTGCATCCCAGGCTGGCAGTTTATCGGCAACGACAAGTTCAAAGATTTGGCCGTACGCGACGTTCGCGAGATGATCCGCCGGGACAGAAACCACGCCTGCGCCATGATTTGGGAAACCTCTCTCAACGAAAGCTGGCAAGACGAAACGATGAGAAAGCGCTTCAACGACGCGGCCAAAGAGGAACTCCCCGGCGATCAGAACATCACCTCGAGTTGGCAGGAAGGCGACTTCGATATGTTTGTGGAAGCCAGACAGCACGGCGGTTGCCAGTACGACCGCAAAGGCGTGCATCGTCCGCTTAACGCGCCGGTATTGGACAACAAACCGTCGATAGTGAGCGAATACGGTGATTGGGAATATTACGCCCAAAACCACGGCTTCCACCAAACCGAATTCAAAGGGCTGAAGAAAGAGCACCGCAACAGTCGCCAACCGCGCGGCGCCGGCGAAGTTCGCTTGATCCAGCAGGCCTTTAACTACCAAGAGGCCCATAACGACAACCTCAGGTCAAGAGCTACGGGCGACGCCATCTGGGTAATGTACGATTACAACCGCGGTTATTCTCCCGACCTCGAACACTCCGGCCCGATGGATATTTTCCGCCTGCCGAAGTTCGCCTACCGTTTCTTCCAAAGCCAGCGGGACGCCAGCGAGAACGTCAAGGATCAGCCACACGGTCCTGTACTCCATATCGCGTCGTATTGGACCGAAAAGTCGAAACCGCACGTACGCGTATACGCCAACGCCGACGAAGTGGAGCTGTTCCTCAATGGCAAATCGATAGGCAAACGCAAGGCCGATACCGACGAGGCCTCCACGGAGCTAAACTACCCTCCATTCTCTTTTGACCTGAATAAATTCGTACCCGGAGAGCTGAAGGCCGTGAGTTATCTCAAAGGAAAAAAACAGGCCGAGACAAGCGTACGCACACCGGGAAAGGCCTCAAAACTTAGCCTTACGGCCGATATTTCGGGTAAAAAATTCAAGCCGGAGAGCGGTGATATGATCTTTGTCTACGCCACGATAACCGACGCCAACAGCACCACCGTTCCCGACGCCCAAAACGAGATCACGTTTAGCGTGGAAGGTCCGGCCAAGATCATCGGCCAAAACCCGATAAAGGCCGAAGCCGGAATAATCGGAGCTTTGGTAAGGGGTACGGGCAAAGCCGGAACAATCACCGTAAGCGCCAAAAGCGTAGGACTGAAAAGCGGAAAGATTACGCTATAA
- a CDS encoding glycosyl hydrolase 115 family protein, giving the protein MSRKTSQPVALTLMADYNRNNFINSPKNGTAMLKKIFLVCFLATALCHGSFGQGLRLGAGGFPVVAEGLATGILSDPGEREVVRTAISMFRDDMRAVTGLSPKVLASEAELSGTSIIVGTLRSPLIKKLATSGKLDTLALSGKWESYTLSQVDKPFGKPGKALVVCGSDRRGVAYGLLEISRTAGVSPWAWWADVTPERRKNVRLAGLPYLSKEPDVKFRGIFLNDEDWGLQPWAAKTFEPETGDIGPKTYAKIFELLLRSRANLIWPAMHHCTKAFYHYPKNKEVADKYGIVVGTSHCEPMLRNNVDEWKRDGKGSYNFVSNKDNVNAYWESRVEETKRYESVYTMGMRGLHDGHMSGAKGDSDGARILNEVISSQRSLLSKHVDAEASKVPQAFIPYKEVLNIYDKGVTLPEDITLMWCDDNYGYLRRVSNDAERKRSGGAGVYYHLSYWGTPHDYLWLSSTAPSVLWYEMRRAYDNDVRNIWVFNVGDIKPAEYNMSFALDLAYDISVANAGDIYGHMRQWNADMFGQENADELTAVMKEYYRLAFIRRPEFMGWNRVEPKTPVKDTGFNFFEAGDEAESRLAEYGSLRARVEALKKKVPALRQDAFYQLVEYPVVAAGLMNRKMVYAHKARFYAKQGLPVANDYAGMSQQAYDSIRLMTKYYNKEMLNGKWDKMMSEAPRGLAVFRKPVLPEAVKATAAGVSVYAEGNAKAVESGASVREVTVSQSRFVELVANDGKSVKWKAKAPKWIRLEESKGEFEESKRIWLSLDQSKAKGNPEGKLTIEANGQKIILNVTGRAGRRTLSAENPYLGFAAADYAKGKGQWITVEGLGHSQKGLTPTDQQVLKNIEVVDRAPYTEYVFRSEGDLKAKVSVRCLPTHPLRYGDKLRVAIQIDGQQPEILSVRTKGRSRTWQANTFRNQATAELLTDLPAGEHTVRVYVLDPNLVLDQVMVSEESAPALYEVPVEPTYERL; this is encoded by the coding sequence ATGAGTCGCAAAACGTCACAGCCTGTAGCGTTGACTCTTATGGCGGATTACAATAGAAACAACTTCATTAATTCTCCAAAGAACGGAACAGCGATGTTGAAAAAAATCTTTTTGGTATGCTTCCTGGCCACGGCCTTGTGCCACGGAAGCTTTGGGCAGGGGCTACGGCTCGGGGCCGGTGGTTTTCCAGTAGTGGCCGAGGGCTTGGCCACAGGTATTTTGTCTGATCCAGGCGAACGCGAAGTGGTGCGGACGGCTATCTCCATGTTCCGTGATGACATGCGGGCGGTTACCGGGCTGTCGCCGAAGGTGCTGGCTTCGGAGGCGGAGCTTTCGGGAACGTCCATTATCGTGGGTACTTTGCGGAGCCCGCTTATCAAGAAGCTCGCTACTTCCGGCAAGCTGGATACTTTGGCCCTTTCGGGAAAGTGGGAAAGCTATACGCTGAGCCAAGTCGATAAGCCGTTCGGTAAGCCGGGCAAGGCACTGGTGGTTTGCGGTAGCGACAGGCGTGGCGTGGCTTACGGACTGTTGGAGATCTCCCGTACCGCGGGCGTATCGCCTTGGGCGTGGTGGGCCGACGTTACGCCCGAGCGCAGGAAGAACGTGCGCTTGGCGGGCTTACCTTATCTCTCCAAGGAACCGGACGTGAAGTTCCGTGGTATTTTCCTAAACGACGAGGACTGGGGCCTTCAGCCTTGGGCCGCCAAAACTTTTGAGCCGGAAACAGGCGATATCGGACCGAAGACTTACGCCAAGATCTTCGAGCTCTTGCTCCGCTCGCGCGCCAACCTGATCTGGCCGGCGATGCACCACTGTACAAAAGCCTTCTACCATTATCCGAAAAACAAGGAAGTAGCCGACAAATACGGCATAGTAGTCGGTACTTCGCACTGCGAACCGATGCTCCGCAACAACGTGGACGAATGGAAACGTGACGGCAAGGGCTCGTACAACTTTGTGTCCAACAAAGACAACGTGAACGCCTACTGGGAATCGCGCGTGGAGGAGACCAAGCGTTACGAGAGCGTATACACCATGGGCATGCGCGGCCTGCACGACGGCCATATGAGTGGCGCCAAAGGCGATTCCGACGGAGCACGTATCCTCAACGAGGTGATCAGTAGCCAACGTTCGTTGCTCAGCAAACACGTGGACGCCGAAGCTTCGAAAGTGCCGCAGGCTTTTATCCCTTACAAAGAAGTGCTGAACATCTACGACAAAGGCGTGACTTTGCCCGAAGACATCACGCTGATGTGGTGTGACGATAACTACGGCTACCTCCGCCGGGTAAGCAACGACGCAGAGCGCAAGCGTTCGGGCGGTGCGGGCGTATACTATCACCTCTCTTACTGGGGCACGCCGCACGATTACCTTTGGCTTTCAAGCACGGCGCCTTCGGTGCTGTGGTACGAGATGCGCCGGGCTTATGACAACGATGTCCGAAATATCTGGGTGTTCAACGTGGGCGACATCAAGCCGGCCGAATACAATATGAGTTTCGCCCTGGACTTGGCTTACGATATCAGCGTGGCCAACGCCGGTGACATTTACGGTCATATGCGCCAATGGAACGCCGATATGTTCGGACAGGAGAACGCCGACGAGCTGACGGCCGTGATGAAAGAATATTACCGTTTGGCCTTTATCCGTCGTCCGGAGTTTATGGGATGGAACAGGGTAGAGCCCAAAACGCCGGTAAAAGACACCGGATTCAATTTCTTCGAAGCCGGCGACGAGGCCGAATCCCGCTTGGCCGAGTACGGAAGCTTGCGCGCAAGGGTAGAGGCGCTGAAGAAAAAGGTGCCGGCCCTGCGCCAAGACGCTTTTTACCAGCTGGTGGAATATCCGGTAGTGGCCGCGGGCCTGATGAACCGCAAGATGGTTTACGCCCACAAGGCCCGTTTCTACGCCAAGCAAGGCTTGCCGGTAGCGAACGACTACGCCGGCATGTCTCAGCAAGCCTATGACAGCATTCGCCTGATGACCAAATATTACAACAAGGAAATGCTCAATGGCAAATGGGACAAGATGATGTCGGAGGCACCGCGCGGTTTGGCCGTGTTCCGCAAGCCGGTTTTGCCGGAGGCGGTGAAAGCTACTGCCGCAGGCGTGTCGGTTTATGCCGAAGGCAACGCTAAAGCGGTGGAAAGCGGAGCTTCCGTTCGTGAGGTTACCGTTTCGCAATCCCGCTTTGTGGAATTGGTGGCCAACGACGGAAAGTCCGTGAAGTGGAAAGCCAAAGCTCCGAAATGGATCCGTTTGGAGGAGTCGAAAGGCGAGTTCGAGGAAAGCAAGCGCATCTGGTTGTCATTGGACCAGAGCAAGGCCAAAGGCAACCCCGAAGGTAAACTGACAATAGAGGCGAACGGGCAGAAGATTATCCTGAACGTAACGGGCCGTGCCGGACGCCGGACGTTGTCGGCCGAAAACCCATATTTGGGCTTCGCCGCCGCAGACTACGCCAAGGGCAAAGGCCAGTGGATTACCGTGGAGGGACTCGGTCATAGCCAAAAAGGCTTGACGCCGACGGATCAGCAGGTGCTGAAAAACATTGAGGTGGTGGATCGCGCTCCTTACACTGAATACGTTTTCCGCTCCGAAGGCGATTTGAAGGCAAAAGTAAGCGTACGTTGCCTACCGACTCACCCGCTCCGCTACGGCGATAAACTGAGGGTGGCGATTCAGATAGACGGCCAACAGCCGGAAATCCTGAGCGTAAGGACCAAAGGCCGAAGCAGAACTTGGCAAGCCAATACTTTCCGCAATCAGGCCACGGCCGAGCTGTTGACAGACTTGCCTGCCGGCGAACATACCGTACGGGTGTATGTACTGGACCCAAACTTGGTATTGGATCAAGTGATGGTCAGCGAGGAATCCGCCCCCGCACTTTATGAAGTGCCGGTAGAGCCAACCTACGAACGCCTTTGA